A part of Aegilops tauschii subsp. strangulata cultivar AL8/78 chromosome 2, Aet v6.0, whole genome shotgun sequence genomic DNA contains:
- the LOC141040874 gene encoding uncharacterized protein, with product MEPTNKEKGKKPVPSSSSPPAIEPAVGRSLVLNREALEKGKRNPLSPPHLSLSPPVAPQPSAARPRLPRPCAAAPPRLRPPVRDATSPDPRSPAASRCHLRRVARRHLPTSSPLRRGSLVAGRPDLEILRCHGSGAPRSSAPRSLPRVATAAPRCLAPVAPLYAVLKPCFSSILLSKSSSHLIHWRPQPVGRYYCWWRDCHRCEIAAVLGAASRRGHCRVVAAPAPLLLASSWPPLLPVEHGLLLAIGPPPVCQQLDEHLYMRVNPEDDMHGSLGSSILLAAWASSLPE from the exons ATGGAGCCCACTAACAAAGAGAAAGGGAAGAAGCCCGTGCCCTCGTCTAGCTCGCCTCCTGCGATCGAGCCCGCCGTCGGCCGGTCGCTGGTGCTCAATCGGGAAGCCTTGGAGAAG ggTAAAAGAAACCCGTTGTCCCCACCTCATCTATCTTTATCCCCACCGGTTGCCCCACAGCCGAgcgccgcccgaccccgcctCCCTCGACCCTGCGCCGCTGCACCACCTCGCCTCCGCCCGCCGGTGCGCGACGCCACCTCACCGGACCCCaggagccccgccgcctcgcgCTGCCACCTGCGCCGGGTCGCGCGCCGCCACCTCCCCACAAGCTCGCCGCTCCGCCGCGGAAGCCTCGTCGCCGGTCGCCCTGACCTCGAGATCCTCCGCTGCCATGGGAGCGGAGCACCGAGATCCTCTGCACCCCGCTCACTTCCCCgcgtcgccaccgccgccccacGCTGCCTCGCGCCCGTTGCGCCGCTGTACGCTGTGCTCAAGCCCTGTTTTTCTTCTATTCTCCTTTCCAAGTCTTCCTCTCATCTTATCCATTGGAGGCCGCAGCCGGTAGGTCGCTACTACTGCTGGTGGCGTGATTGCCATCGTTGTGAGATTGCTGCTGTTCTTGGCGCCGCTTCTCGTCGTGGTCACTGCCGTGTGGTGGCCGCTCCCGCTCCCCTGCTCCTTGCGTCGTCGtggccgccgctgctgccggtGGAGCACGGCCTGCTGCTGGCCATCGGCCCACCCCCG GTATGCCAACAGCTTGACGAACATCTCTATATGCGT GTAAATCCTGAGGACGACATGCATGGGAGTCTTGGGAGTAGCATCCTCCTCGCCGCATGGGCCTCCTCCTTGCCGGAGTGa